One Microbacterium esteraromaticum genomic window carries:
- a CDS encoding SDR family oxidoreductase → MTARGIAAFDLIGRTALVSGSGQGIGRALAEGLAAAGARVVVHGRDAAKAAHAAEEISGSTGAETCSVAFDLTDSAAVDAGVDEVERLVGTPDILVNNAGVQRRAPIADFSDEDWDALVATNLSGAFRLSRRVARGMIERGSGKIISIGSVQSQLARPSIAAYSATKGAIVMLTKGLCADLAPHGIQANAIAPGYFATALTRPLVEDEQFSGWVRSRTPAGRWGDVQDLVGALVFLSAPASDFVNGQTLFVDGGMTAVV, encoded by the coding sequence ATGACCGCCCGAGGCATCGCGGCCTTCGACCTCATCGGTCGCACGGCCCTCGTCAGCGGGTCTGGTCAGGGCATCGGGCGCGCGCTCGCCGAGGGATTGGCGGCAGCCGGCGCCCGGGTGGTCGTGCACGGCCGCGATGCGGCGAAGGCCGCCCACGCGGCGGAGGAGATCTCCGGCAGCACGGGAGCCGAGACCTGCAGCGTCGCCTTCGACCTCACTGACTCAGCAGCCGTCGACGCGGGCGTGGACGAGGTCGAGCGGCTGGTCGGCACGCCCGACATCCTGGTCAACAACGCCGGGGTGCAGCGGCGCGCGCCGATCGCCGATTTCTCGGACGAGGACTGGGATGCCCTCGTCGCCACGAACCTCTCCGGAGCCTTCCGGCTCTCGCGCCGAGTCGCACGCGGCATGATCGAGCGCGGGTCGGGGAAGATCATCTCGATCGGAAGCGTGCAGTCGCAGCTCGCCCGCCCGTCCATAGCGGCGTACTCGGCCACGAAGGGCGCCATCGTCATGCTCACCAAAGGGCTGTGCGCCGATCTCGCCCCTCACGGCATCCAGGCGAACGCGATCGCACCGGGCTACTTCGCCACCGCTCTCACGCGGCCGCTGGTCGAAGACGAGCAGTTCTCCGGCTGGGTGCGATCTCGCACACCGGCCGGTCGCTGGGGCGACGTGCAGGATCTCGTCGGCGCACTCGTCTTCCTCTCCGCTCCCGCGAGCGACTTCGTCAACGGACAGACCCTGTTCGTCGACGGCGGCATGACGGCGGTGGTCTGA
- a CDS encoding MFS transporter, with translation MAMTDPRTTRPAATEDPEYAANLRRATLASSIGSALEYFDFALYGLSTALIFNVLFFPQDDPAMATVAAFATFGVGFLARPFGGLFFGVLGDRLGRKWVLVATILLMGGASTAIGLLPTYEAIGLWAPILLVLMRLLQGFGAGAEQAGATVLMAEYAPVRRRGFFAALPFIGIQAGTLLAALVFSFISLLPTDALMSWGWRVPFLASFALILLALFIRMRLRETPTFIELEKHEQIAERPVRDIFTHGLPGVIVGIGLRMAENGGSYMFQTLGLAFFVAILDGAADKSLLTWGVTIGSLIGVFSVPLAGHLSDRLGRRTVYRFGAVFMLIYTFPAWWMLSLGNHALAVGVIAIGIGVAVCTMLGPQCAMLPELFGNRHRYLGVAMAREISAVLAGGLAGVLGAYLIAVSDANWILLATYMAVLALITTASTFLAPETLRRDLTRVDDAIKVSRAEAGDDVYATTVSIAAVGR, from the coding sequence ATGGCCATGACCGACCCCCGCACGACCCGACCTGCGGCGACTGAGGACCCGGAGTACGCCGCGAACCTGCGCCGCGCGACGCTCGCCTCGAGCATCGGCAGCGCCCTCGAGTACTTCGACTTCGCGCTCTACGGGCTTTCCACCGCCCTCATCTTCAACGTGCTGTTCTTCCCGCAGGACGATCCCGCGATGGCCACCGTCGCCGCATTCGCGACGTTCGGCGTCGGCTTCCTCGCCCGCCCGTTCGGCGGTCTCTTCTTCGGGGTGCTCGGCGACAGACTCGGGCGCAAATGGGTGCTCGTCGCCACCATCCTGCTCATGGGCGGCGCCTCCACGGCGATCGGCCTGCTTCCGACCTACGAGGCGATCGGGCTGTGGGCGCCGATCCTGCTCGTGCTCATGCGCCTGCTGCAGGGCTTCGGCGCCGGTGCAGAGCAGGCGGGGGCGACCGTGCTGATGGCAGAGTACGCTCCCGTGCGCCGTCGCGGATTCTTCGCCGCCCTGCCCTTCATCGGCATCCAGGCCGGCACGCTGCTCGCCGCCCTCGTCTTCAGCTTCATCAGCCTTCTGCCCACCGACGCGCTGATGAGCTGGGGCTGGCGCGTGCCCTTCCTGGCATCCTTCGCGCTCATCCTGCTCGCACTGTTCATCCGGATGCGACTGCGCGAGACGCCGACCTTCATCGAACTCGAGAAGCACGAGCAGATCGCCGAGCGGCCCGTCCGCGACATCTTCACGCACGGTCTGCCCGGCGTCATCGTGGGCATCGGCCTGCGCATGGCCGAGAACGGCGGCTCCTACATGTTCCAGACGCTCGGCCTCGCGTTCTTCGTGGCGATCCTCGACGGTGCAGCCGACAAGAGCCTGCTCACCTGGGGAGTCACCATCGGCTCGCTCATCGGCGTCTTCTCGGTGCCTCTCGCCGGCCACCTGTCCGATCGTCTCGGGCGCCGCACCGTGTACCGATTCGGCGCGGTGTTCATGCTGATCTACACCTTCCCGGCCTGGTGGATGCTCTCGCTCGGCAACCACGCGCTGGCCGTCGGCGTCATCGCGATCGGCATCGGCGTCGCCGTGTGCACCATGCTCGGCCCGCAGTGCGCGATGCTCCCGGAGCTGTTCGGCAACCGCCACCGCTACCTGGGCGTGGCGATGGCCCGTGAGATCTCGGCCGTGCTGGCCGGTGGCCTCGCCGGTGTGCTGGGGGCGTACCTCATCGCCGTGAGCGACGCGAACTGGATCCTGCTGGCCACCTACATGGCCGTGCTGGCACTGATCACCACCGCGTCGACGTTCCTCGCGCCCGAGACGCTGCGGCGCGACCTCACCCGCGTCGACGACGCGATCAAGGTGTCGCGGGCCGAAGCCGGCGATGACGTCTACGCCACCACGGTGTCGATCGCGGCGGTCGGACGATGA
- a CDS encoding IclR family transcriptional regulator translates to MAREDDAREGRDPAPAVTRSIRLLGLLAKAEPRTLTELAGELGLAKSSTANLCLALEAGGMIQRTSAGYRLGLRTAELGGAFAAQFNQVREFYSVCEASEVLSGELVQVALLDGAESLYLARHEGSRSLRLGTPLGSRLPAALSATGRALLMSMSDDEVVALLGADTVFPRLTERSATSMADLLDALAAARRRGWALDAEESFRGIVGVAVPLEPWAPSDPALALGVAIRAPEADFERIERVGEALRVAARELTNPFSAAARR, encoded by the coding sequence GTGGCACGAGAAGACGATGCCAGAGAGGGCAGGGATCCGGCACCGGCGGTGACGAGGAGCATCAGGCTGCTCGGGCTGCTCGCCAAGGCCGAGCCGCGCACCCTCACCGAGCTCGCCGGCGAGCTGGGGCTGGCCAAGTCGTCGACGGCGAACCTGTGCCTCGCTCTGGAGGCCGGAGGGATGATCCAGCGCACGTCTGCGGGCTATCGGCTGGGGCTGCGCACCGCCGAGCTGGGCGGAGCGTTCGCCGCGCAGTTCAATCAGGTGCGCGAGTTCTACAGCGTCTGCGAGGCGTCGGAGGTGCTGTCGGGCGAGCTGGTGCAGGTGGCGCTGCTCGACGGAGCGGAGTCGCTCTACCTGGCCAGGCACGAGGGCTCGCGCTCGCTCCGGCTGGGCACGCCGCTGGGCTCGCGGCTGCCGGCGGCGCTCTCCGCGACGGGACGCGCCCTGCTCATGTCGATGTCTGATGACGAGGTGGTGGCCCTGCTCGGCGCCGACACCGTGTTCCCGCGGCTGACCGAACGCAGCGCGACGAGTATGGCCGATCTGCTGGATGCCCTTGCTGCGGCACGCCGTCGGGGCTGGGCGCTCGACGCCGAGGAGTCCTTCCGGGGGATCGTCGGCGTGGCCGTGCCTCTCGAGCCGTGGGCTCCCTCCGACCCGGCGCTCGCGCTCGGTGTGGCGATCCGCGCGCCCGAGGCCGACTTCGAGCGCATCGAGCGCGTCGGCGAGGCGCTGCGCGTCGCGGCGCGTGAGCTGACCAATCCGTTCAGTGCCGCTGCGCGCCGCTGA
- a CDS encoding D-2-hydroxyacid dehydrogenase yields the protein MTETQTRLRAVAAVPLSESLCRLIEQLEPRVEMVRDHALTRPMRGPADWSGDPDHARTPEQQAAFDAMVDSADVLFGIPDVDPAALARTVASNPRLRWVMTTAAGGGSQIKAAGLDRAALDRIAFTTSAGVHAGTLAEFAVFGVLAGAKDLPRLRADQSGRSWPDRWEMRQVDEMTVLVVGLGGIGAECARRFQALGATVWGTTRSGMPVDGVDRLIPLEQLAEAASQADAVVVALPGTAQTHHLVGAEVLAALRPGTIIASVGRGTAVDESALLEALDDGRVSFAAMDVFEVEPLPHESPLWDHPRVLVSPHTAALSSKEEERIARRFAENAARLLDGRPLRATVDTVEFY from the coding sequence ATGACCGAGACCCAGACCCGGCTGCGTGCGGTGGCCGCCGTGCCGCTCAGCGAATCGCTGTGCCGCCTCATCGAGCAGCTCGAGCCGCGGGTCGAGATGGTCCGCGATCACGCCCTGACCCGTCCGATGCGCGGGCCGGCCGACTGGTCCGGCGACCCCGACCACGCGCGAACGCCGGAGCAGCAGGCGGCCTTCGACGCGATGGTCGACTCGGCGGACGTGCTGTTCGGCATCCCCGACGTCGACCCGGCCGCCCTCGCGCGCACCGTCGCGTCGAATCCACGGCTGCGCTGGGTCATGACGACCGCCGCCGGGGGCGGAAGCCAGATCAAGGCGGCGGGACTCGACCGGGCCGCGCTCGACCGGATCGCATTCACCACGAGCGCGGGCGTGCACGCGGGAACCCTCGCCGAGTTCGCCGTGTTCGGAGTCCTCGCCGGCGCGAAGGACCTGCCCCGGCTCCGCGCGGATCAGTCCGGTCGGAGCTGGCCCGACCGCTGGGAGATGAGACAGGTCGACGAGATGACCGTGCTGGTCGTGGGGCTCGGCGGCATCGGAGCCGAGTGCGCGAGGCGCTTCCAGGCGCTCGGCGCGACCGTGTGGGGAACGACGCGAAGCGGGATGCCCGTCGACGGCGTCGATCGGCTGATCCCACTGGAGCAGCTCGCCGAGGCCGCCTCCCAGGCGGATGCCGTGGTCGTGGCGCTTCCCGGCACGGCACAGACCCACCACCTCGTCGGCGCCGAGGTCCTCGCCGCTCTGCGCCCCGGCACCATCATCGCGAGCGTCGGCCGCGGCACCGCCGTCGACGAGTCCGCACTGCTCGAGGCGCTCGACGACGGCCGGGTCTCCTTCGCGGCCATGGACGTCTTCGAAGTCGAGCCGCTGCCGCATGAGTCGCCGCTGTGGGATCACCCGCGTGTCCTCGTCAGTCCGCACACGGCGGCTCTGAGCTCGAAGGAGGAGGAGCGAATCGCCCGGCGATTCGCAGAGAACGCGGCACGCCTGCTGGATGGTCGACCGCTGCGAGCCACGGTCGATACTGTCGAGTTCTACTGA